From a single Nymphaea colorata isolate Beijing-Zhang1983 chromosome 4, ASM883128v2, whole genome shotgun sequence genomic region:
- the LOC116253465 gene encoding protein RALF-like 22 → MAFRVPLILLLLAMAMVVATPKAEVASLGSNRWGLSAHNKVVNEHRSCGGSIGQCMDLDEEEMSPPNSGGAAGRRMLYPQSGYISYRALRRNSVPCNTRGQSYYGCQKSAQANPYRRVCSMITHCARILN, encoded by the coding sequence ATGGCGTTCAGAGTGCCTCTGATCTTGCTCCTTCTAGCCATGGCCATGGTGGTGGCCACGCCCAAGGCAGAGGTCGCCAGCCTAGGCTCAAACCGCTGGGGCCTCTCGGCCCATAACAAGGTCGTGAACGAGCACCGCTCGTGCGGCGGCTCCATCGGCCAGTGCATGGACCTGGACGAGGAAGAGATGTCGCCGCCGAACTCCGGGGGCGCCGCCGGCCGGCGAATGCTGTACCCTCAGAGCGGGTACATAAGCTACAGAGCCCTGCGCCGGAACTCGGTGCCATGCAATACCCGCGGCCAGTCCTACTACGGCTGCCAGAAGAGCGCGCAAGCCAACCCTTACAGGCGCGTGTGCAGCATGATCACTCACTGTGCTAGGATTCTTAATTGA